From the Streptomyces sp. KMM 9044 genome, one window contains:
- a CDS encoding TioE family transcriptional regulator: MKHLRPFDLAREHGISTQAVRNYERDGFIPLARRAPSGYRTYTETHAAALRAYLALVQAYGYATGGEIMRSLNTGDLDAALTAVDRGHAQLLRDRSTLDAVGRAVEHLTSAPGPAEHTSASSEPLSIGELARRLGVTAATLRNWEAVGILIPAREPVTGHRSFGATDVRDAELTHLLRRGGYPLEHIRTVVRQIRTAGGTEALSAALDDWRRRLTARGVSMLGAAAQLGGYVAHLGVPAGPPATTEPAPAPGYPPTV, from the coding sequence GTGAAGCACCTGCGTCCGTTCGACCTGGCCCGTGAGCACGGCATTTCCACCCAGGCGGTCCGCAACTACGAGCGGGACGGGTTCATCCCGCTCGCCCGGCGCGCCCCGTCCGGCTACCGCACCTACACCGAGACCCACGCGGCGGCCCTGCGCGCCTATCTGGCGCTCGTCCAGGCGTACGGGTACGCCACGGGCGGAGAGATCATGCGGTCGCTCAACACAGGCGACCTCGACGCCGCGCTGACGGCCGTCGACCGCGGCCACGCCCAACTGCTGCGCGACCGAAGCACGCTGGACGCGGTGGGACGGGCGGTGGAGCACCTCACCTCCGCCCCTGGCCCCGCCGAGCACACGTCCGCCAGCAGCGAGCCGCTCAGCATCGGCGAACTCGCGCGCCGTCTGGGGGTGACCGCGGCGACCCTGCGGAACTGGGAAGCGGTGGGCATCCTCATCCCGGCGCGCGAGCCGGTCACCGGCCACCGCTCGTTCGGCGCCACGGACGTACGCGACGCCGAACTGACCCATCTCCTGCGGCGCGGGGGCTACCCGCTGGAGCACATCCGCACGGTGGTCCGGCAGATCCGCACGGCCGGCGGCACCGAGGCGCTGTCCGCCGCCCTCGACGACTGGCGGCGGCGGCTCACAGCCCGCGGCGTGTCCATGCTCGGCGCGGCGGCCCAGCTCGGCGGGTACGTGGCCCATCTGGGCGTCCCAGCCGGACCGCCGGCCACCACGGAACCGGCTCCCGCGCCGGGGTACCCGCCGACGGTTTGA
- a CDS encoding carotenoid biosynthesis protein yields the protein MVQVQEQPALSRKLGVGRRAAWSLAAVAVLCQIPYPLVSGSLRDVLTVVGVVVFCLASMAAAALRHGVRGPLVLLAVAGLGGLAVEVVGVRTGFPFGTYEYTGTLGLGVAGVPVVVPLAWIMMAWPALEAGRLLAPGRGHAGPRSTRVRTAVAGGWALASWDVFLDPQMVDAGHWSWTDPHPALPGVEGVPLTNFLGWVAVSVVMIAAMDALCGHAVRRPAEDGRPAGPAVVLYLWTYASSVMACLVFFSRPQVALVGGVLMGLAAVPLAVRVAGAAGRRR from the coding sequence ATGGTCCAGGTACAGGAGCAGCCGGCGCTGAGCCGCAAGCTCGGGGTCGGCAGGCGGGCAGCCTGGTCGCTCGCCGCGGTCGCCGTGCTGTGCCAGATTCCCTACCCGCTCGTGTCCGGCTCGCTGCGTGATGTGCTCACCGTCGTCGGCGTGGTGGTCTTCTGCCTCGCGTCCATGGCGGCCGCCGCTCTGCGGCACGGTGTGCGGGGTCCGCTGGTGCTGTTGGCGGTGGCAGGGCTGGGCGGCCTGGCGGTCGAGGTCGTGGGGGTGCGTACGGGCTTTCCGTTCGGTACTTACGAGTACACGGGGACGTTGGGGCTGGGCGTGGCGGGGGTGCCGGTGGTGGTGCCGCTCGCCTGGATCATGATGGCCTGGCCCGCGCTGGAGGCGGGACGGTTGCTGGCCCCGGGCCGGGGGCATGCGGGGCCCCGTTCGACCCGGGTGCGAACGGCGGTGGCCGGAGGGTGGGCGCTGGCGTCCTGGGACGTTTTCCTCGATCCGCAGATGGTCGATGCCGGTCACTGGAGCTGGACGGATCCTCATCCGGCGCTCCCCGGGGTGGAGGGTGTGCCGCTCACCAATTTCCTCGGGTGGGTAGCCGTGTCCGTCGTCATGATCGCCGCGATGGACGCGCTCTGCGGGCACGCGGTGCGGCGCCCCGCTGAGGACGGCCGGCCCGCCGGCCCGGCTGTCGTGTTGTACCTGTGGACCTACGCCTCCTCGGTCATGGCGTGCCTGGTGTTCTTCAGCCGTCCGCAGGTGGCGCTGGTGGGTGGTGTGCTGATGGGGCTGGCCGCCGTCCCGCTGGCAGTGCGGGTGGCAGGTGCCGCCGGGAGGCGGAGGTGA
- a CDS encoding glycosyltransferase — translation MSRLHAARALTAGGALLAVAGTVHSALNSRSLRVPPPDPAPVGESVSLLLPVRNEAGRVGPALRSLLAQERLLRAEVIVLDGQSTDDTGAVVRRLCGSYRHARVVHGTAPEPGSPGKAHACHQLASLAQGSVLVLVDADVVLASHTVASSVGLLRSSGLDLVSPFPCQVAEGLANRLFQPLLQWSWLTLLPLRRAETSPRPGRSAANGQFLAVDATALRRCGGFAAVDSAAQFGGGSRTASQRDRPGPDRLLARPVPCAPPTGRRPSPQWSNRVTVADKALEDTALIRALKRVGGRGGVVDGSQIAVCQMYDGWRELREGYGKSPWAAFGSGGGAAAVCTLLTWAYVVSPLAACWGSRWGAAGYAAAVTGRVLTARRTGGRRWPDALAHPVSVTLLAVLTGWSWLGHRRSTLSWKGRPLRGRC, via the coding sequence GTGAGCCGGCTCCACGCCGCGCGGGCGTTGACCGCGGGGGGCGCGTTGCTGGCGGTCGCCGGCACGGTGCACAGCGCTCTGAACAGCAGGAGCCTACGAGTTCCCCCGCCGGATCCGGCGCCGGTGGGCGAGTCGGTGTCGCTTCTGCTGCCGGTACGCAACGAGGCCGGGCGTGTCGGTCCCGCGCTGCGGTCGCTGCTGGCTCAGGAACGCCTGCTCCGGGCAGAGGTCATCGTGCTCGACGGCCAGTCCACCGATGACACCGGCGCCGTGGTGCGCCGCCTGTGCGGATCGTATCGGCACGCCCGGGTCGTGCACGGCACGGCGCCGGAGCCCGGTTCGCCGGGCAAGGCCCATGCCTGCCATCAGCTCGCGTCGCTCGCGCAGGGCAGCGTGCTGGTCCTCGTGGACGCGGACGTGGTGCTCGCGTCGCACACGGTGGCCTCCTCAGTGGGCTTGCTGCGCTCGTCCGGACTCGATCTGGTCTCGCCCTTCCCCTGTCAGGTCGCCGAGGGGCTCGCCAACCGGCTGTTCCAGCCGCTGCTGCAGTGGTCGTGGCTCACCCTGCTGCCACTGCGGCGGGCGGAGACCTCACCGAGGCCGGGGCGGTCCGCGGCCAACGGCCAGTTCCTCGCCGTGGACGCCACCGCTCTGCGCAGATGCGGCGGGTTCGCCGCGGTCGACTCTGCTGCTCAATTCGGGGGAGGGTCACGCACCGCGTCCCAGAGGGACCGGCCGGGGCCGGACCGCCTCCTCGCGAGACCCGTTCCCTGCGCCCCGCCGACAGGCCGGCGTCCCTCTCCGCAATGGAGCAACAGAGTGACGGTCGCGGACAAAGCCCTCGAGGACACGGCGCTCATCCGGGCGCTCAAGCGCGTCGGTGGCCGGGGCGGTGTCGTGGACGGCAGCCAGATCGCGGTCTGCCAGATGTACGACGGCTGGCGCGAGCTGCGAGAGGGGTACGGCAAATCCCCGTGGGCGGCATTCGGGTCCGGCGGCGGCGCGGCAGCAGTGTGCACTCTCCTCACCTGGGCGTACGTGGTGTCGCCGTTGGCGGCATGCTGGGGATCGCGCTGGGGGGCGGCCGGATACGCCGCAGCCGTGACGGGGCGGGTGCTGACCGCGCGGCGCACGGGCGGGCGACGCTGGCCGGACGCGCTGGCCCACCCGGTGTCCGTCACACTGCTGGCGGTGCTGACGGGATGGTCCTGGCTCGGCCACCGCCGCTCCACGTTGTCGTGGAAGGGCAGGCCGCTGCGAGGGCGGTGCTGA
- a CDS encoding phytoene desaturase family protein: MPRVAVIGAGMGGLAAAARLARQGHHVTVYERAATCGGKLGTVRRDGFVFDTGPSLLTLPEVYRRLFADTGAPLERCVPLMPVEPACSYRFADGTQLVMPGDPRLVPGVLDDTLGGGAGAQWARLHEASGELWRLVGESVLRRPLGGPAGLLRRSARPRGLTAVAPWRSLRGTGRHYLRDPRLRMWLERYATYSGSDPRRAPAVLAVVSYVEQRYGTWYVPGGLRLLADALEQRCTELGVRFRYNCRIAAVDASARGVTGLRLADGGTAAADIVVSGIDARTLYGHLTADRRGRRPLAALARAQSSLAGFVLLLALRGRDPRTPHHRVLFPADYDAEFDAVFGMPGRPAIDPTVYISAPDDAALRPDDGHEAWFVLVNAPRHSLDGTRGTVDWTAPGLRESYAERVLDVMADRGIDVRPRLLWCETRTPFDLEQQTGSLGGAIYGSSSNGIRAAFLRPANRSPVPGLFLVGGSAHPGGGLPLVALSAEIVAADIGNA, from the coding sequence ATGCCCCGCGTCGCCGTGATCGGAGCCGGCATGGGCGGGCTGGCAGCCGCTGCCCGGCTCGCCCGTCAGGGTCACCACGTCACCGTGTACGAGCGGGCGGCCACCTGCGGGGGCAAGCTCGGCACCGTACGCCGGGACGGTTTCGTCTTCGACACCGGGCCGTCGCTGCTGACTCTGCCCGAGGTCTATCGCCGCCTGTTCGCGGACACGGGGGCTCCCTTGGAGCGCTGCGTACCGCTCATGCCGGTCGAGCCGGCCTGCAGCTACCGGTTCGCCGACGGAACTCAGCTGGTGATGCCCGGTGATCCGCGCCTGGTGCCCGGTGTGCTGGACGACACTCTGGGGGGAGGAGCCGGGGCGCAGTGGGCCCGGCTGCACGAGGCCTCCGGCGAGTTGTGGCGGCTGGTGGGCGAGAGTGTGCTGCGCCGACCGCTCGGCGGCCCGGCCGGGCTGCTGCGTCGCTCGGCGCGGCCCCGGGGGCTGACCGCTGTCGCCCCCTGGCGCAGCCTGCGGGGCACCGGCCGGCACTATCTGCGCGATCCTCGGCTGCGCATGTGGCTGGAGCGCTACGCTACCTACAGTGGCTCCGACCCTCGACGCGCACCTGCCGTCCTGGCAGTGGTCTCCTACGTGGAACAGCGCTACGGCACCTGGTACGTGCCCGGCGGCCTGCGCCTGCTGGCCGACGCCCTCGAGCAGCGGTGCACCGAGCTGGGGGTGCGATTCCGCTACAACTGCCGGATCGCCGCAGTGGACGCCTCGGCCCGCGGTGTCACCGGTCTCCGCCTGGCGGACGGCGGCACGGCGGCAGCGGACATCGTCGTCTCCGGCATCGACGCGAGAACGCTCTACGGCCACCTGACGGCGGACCGGCGCGGGCGTCGCCCCCTGGCTGCCCTCGCGCGCGCCCAGTCCTCGCTCGCCGGGTTCGTCCTCCTGCTGGCGCTTCGCGGGCGGGATCCTCGGACACCCCACCATCGCGTGCTGTTCCCGGCGGACTACGACGCCGAATTCGATGCCGTGTTCGGTATGCCGGGCCGTCCCGCCATCGATCCCACGGTGTACATCAGCGCGCCGGACGACGCCGCGCTGCGTCCCGATGACGGGCATGAAGCCTGGTTCGTTCTGGTCAACGCCCCCCGGCACTCCTTGGACGGCACCCGCGGCACCGTCGACTGGACCGCTCCGGGACTCAGGGAGTCCTATGCCGAACGCGTCCTGGACGTCATGGCCGACCGCGGCATCGACGTGCGCCCACGACTGCTGTGGTGCGAGACCCGCACCCCCTTCGACCTGGAACAGCAGACCGGCAGCCTGGGGGGCGCCATCTACGGCAGTTCCTCCAACGGCATCCGGGCCGCCTTTCTCCGGCCGGCCAACCGCTCCCCCGTGCCCGGGCTCTTCCTCGTCGGCGGATCCGCCCACCCCGGCGGCGGTCTGCCGCTGGTGGCGCTGTCCGCGGAGATCGTCGCAGCCGACATCGGCAACGCCTGA
- a CDS encoding SPFH domain-containing protein, which translates to MSTAHMNRRSVISEAVAPWSDIAQLLRGGESGALTPVIIPRHRRRLWWMLPLWLGLFALLAGVMLTLREADADGAADIAYGAIATLSYTAGVALLLIGGLWWWRSSIVEIEQGTHGVLTRYGAVTGTLDAGRHYLWHPWSRVDFVVDVATEIPYSAPVMACPTQENVPLRSIEFFLKFRITDAVLFVRTIGAGNFDLVLSSAVQDAIRQRARRMRTERAYDLRGSDVADMQELLNSQLSRYGVRITGSNIPDVQLPTQYQQHLATRERIAKERTAYEQEWGLIRKRRIDSLGMDIERAKKVRDARIVEVRAALNRAREQVAQLLEEQETNAQRVRFEIETRGRSGLISAENEARAQRALAQAYRDNRAVLQYELARRRLEVGAELVLKAPQPVVVRTDGGSGDHSALSTLIAAQLLPRMAGLPESATPYSDGGRAGGDA; encoded by the coding sequence GTGAGTACCGCACATATGAACCGCAGGTCGGTCATCTCCGAGGCGGTGGCGCCCTGGAGCGACATCGCCCAGCTGCTCCGTGGCGGCGAGTCCGGCGCCCTCACCCCGGTCATCATTCCCCGCCACCGGCGCAGGCTGTGGTGGATGCTGCCGCTGTGGCTCGGCCTGTTCGCGCTCCTCGCGGGCGTGATGCTGACCCTGCGTGAGGCGGACGCCGACGGCGCCGCGGACATCGCGTACGGCGCGATCGCCACCCTCTCCTACACCGCCGGGGTCGCCCTCCTCCTGATCGGCGGGCTCTGGTGGTGGCGTTCCTCGATCGTCGAGATCGAGCAGGGCACCCACGGCGTCCTGACCCGCTACGGCGCGGTCACCGGCACTCTGGACGCAGGCCGCCACTATCTCTGGCACCCGTGGTCGAGGGTGGACTTCGTGGTCGACGTGGCCACCGAGATCCCGTACTCGGCCCCGGTGATGGCCTGCCCGACGCAGGAGAACGTCCCGCTGCGGTCGATCGAGTTCTTCCTGAAGTTCCGTATCACGGACGCGGTGCTGTTCGTCCGCACCATCGGCGCGGGCAACTTCGACCTGGTCCTGTCCAGCGCGGTCCAGGACGCCATCCGGCAGCGGGCGCGCAGAATGCGCACGGAGCGGGCGTACGACCTGCGCGGCTCGGACGTGGCCGACATGCAGGAGCTGCTCAACAGCCAGCTCTCGCGCTACGGCGTGCGCATCACCGGCTCCAACATCCCGGACGTCCAGCTGCCGACCCAGTACCAGCAGCACCTGGCCACCAGGGAGCGCATCGCCAAGGAGCGCACGGCGTACGAGCAGGAGTGGGGCCTGATCCGCAAGCGCCGTATCGACAGCCTGGGCATGGACATCGAGCGGGCGAAGAAGGTGCGCGACGCGCGCATCGTCGAGGTGAGGGCCGCGTTGAACAGGGCCCGTGAGCAGGTCGCCCAGCTGCTCGAGGAGCAGGAGACCAACGCCCAGCGGGTACGTTTCGAGATCGAGACCCGCGGCCGCAGCGGCCTGATCTCCGCCGAGAACGAGGCTCGTGCCCAGCGCGCCCTCGCCCAGGCCTACCGCGACAACCGCGCGGTGCTGCAGTACGAACTGGCCCGTCGCCGCCTCGAGGTGGGAGCGGAACTGGTGCTGAAGGCGCCGCAGCCGGTGGTCGTACGCACCGACGGGGGCAGTGGCGACCACTCCGCCCTCTCGACGCTGATCGCCGCACAACTGCTGCCGCGGATGGCGGGGCTGCCCGAGTCCGCAACGCCGTACTCCGACGGTGGAAGAGCGGGCGGTGATGCCTGA
- a CDS encoding SPFH domain-containing protein, with amino-acid sequence MASTVASGADPRQAAEEEIRRRTGRQQSHGQDGSGRDASPPQEEGMDPADFPAAREQGGSIATVMHQKTVALDEAGEALNQSEQQREGREQVHAICPMVLPKGRSFLSMLPVLSLLVLGVVGTAVVSTVDDSPLTNPLFGLHYWIISVLAALFVWWRQGMVMVPDGSQALITRFGKLEKVVGPGRVVLISPWKRVSYILNTTREYPFNAPVREAPTKGGVKASIDLFIQFRISDPTEFVYTLGAVRGFEEKLSNAVSETIRSLIYEQEAAGIYDMVGEDTGRLLEQLNQQFRPAVELTNANITHAEPSDRAYRMDLAAPEMVRMAKEAYTHEYALMLRKEQDEGDLSKELATSHETLSAIEADIAQYQAQMDTAVERETNRAQALARQRYVQAESEAKANAALLEAQALDIRAMTAAEAPEILEYRYQQQILDTLEQVADRLPRLVRIGGSVDDRGAVGVDFLQLARELVGERGEELFTEADMSAVRSRLTEVADRVAGRQAEIGTLWETERPTVPSAPIGETADAAGATTTAGRTAQQHAGKHENPDATDFSEEAGQ; translated from the coding sequence ATGGCCTCGACGGTGGCGTCCGGCGCCGACCCGCGGCAGGCGGCCGAAGAGGAGATCCGGCGGCGCACCGGGCGGCAGCAGAGCCACGGGCAGGACGGCTCCGGCAGGGACGCGTCCCCGCCGCAGGAAGAGGGCATGGACCCCGCCGACTTCCCGGCCGCCCGCGAACAGGGCGGCTCCATAGCCACGGTCATGCACCAGAAGACCGTCGCTCTCGACGAGGCCGGCGAAGCGCTCAACCAGAGCGAGCAGCAGCGCGAGGGCCGGGAGCAGGTCCATGCGATCTGCCCCATGGTGCTGCCGAAGGGCCGCTCCTTCCTGAGCATGCTGCCGGTACTGTCGCTGCTCGTCCTGGGCGTGGTGGGAACCGCCGTCGTGTCCACTGTGGACGACAGCCCGCTGACCAACCCGCTCTTCGGGCTGCACTACTGGATCATCTCCGTGCTCGCGGCCCTCTTCGTGTGGTGGCGTCAGGGCATGGTGATGGTCCCGGACGGCTCCCAGGCGCTGATCACACGCTTCGGAAAGCTGGAGAAGGTCGTCGGCCCCGGCCGGGTGGTCCTGATCAGCCCGTGGAAGCGCGTCTCGTACATCCTCAACACCACCCGCGAGTACCCGTTCAACGCCCCGGTGCGCGAGGCCCCGACCAAGGGCGGGGTGAAGGCCTCGATCGACCTGTTCATCCAGTTCCGGATCAGTGATCCGACCGAGTTCGTCTACACGCTGGGTGCGGTACGCGGCTTCGAGGAGAAGCTCAGCAACGCCGTCAGCGAGACGATCCGCAGCCTCATCTACGAGCAGGAGGCGGCCGGGATCTACGACATGGTCGGCGAGGACACCGGCCGGCTCCTCGAACAGCTGAACCAGCAGTTCCGGCCCGCGGTCGAGCTGACCAACGCCAACATCACGCACGCCGAACCGTCCGACCGTGCGTACCGCATGGACCTGGCCGCGCCGGAGATGGTGCGGATGGCGAAGGAGGCGTACACCCACGAGTACGCACTGATGCTCCGCAAGGAGCAGGACGAGGGCGACCTGAGCAAGGAGCTGGCGACCAGCCACGAGACGCTCTCCGCCATCGAGGCCGACATCGCTCAGTACCAGGCACAGATGGACACCGCCGTGGAGCGGGAGACCAACCGCGCCCAGGCGCTGGCCCGTCAGCGCTACGTCCAGGCCGAGTCCGAGGCGAAGGCCAACGCGGCGCTGCTGGAGGCACAGGCCCTCGACATCCGCGCGATGACCGCGGCCGAGGCTCCGGAGATCCTCGAGTACCGTTACCAGCAGCAGATCCTCGACACCCTCGAGCAGGTCGCCGACCGCCTGCCGCGCCTGGTCCGCATCGGAGGCTCGGTGGACGACAGAGGTGCCGTCGGAGTCGACTTCCTGCAGCTGGCACGGGAGCTGGTCGGCGAGCGCGGGGAGGAGTTGTTCACCGAGGCGGACATGTCCGCCGTGCGGTCGCGGCTGACCGAGGTCGCCGACCGCGTCGCCGGACGTCAGGCGGAGATCGGCACGCTGTGGGAGACCGAGCGGCCGACCGTCCCGTCGGCGCCGATCGGAGAGACGGCGGACGCCGCGGGTGCGACGACCACCGCGGGTCGGACAGCCCAACAGCATGCCGGGAAGCATGAGAACCCCGACGCCACCGACTTCTCCGAGGAGGCCGGTCAGTGA
- a CDS encoding formylglycine-generating enzyme family protein → MVTVPSGRVTLSDRRTQSSWPVEVAPFQMSAFPVTQSWYALVTGRWPGSTRGERLPVEGVSWWDAVQFCNALSRREGLSPAYDLCVDAGTAEWDTSADGYRLPTEAEWEHACRAGTTGARYGRLDEVAWYQGNSDGRIRAVGGRQPNAWGLYDMLGNVWDWCWDVYDAEVYGTYRVLRGGGWADEHWSCRASVRRRSHPTFRIDDVGFRIARSTPPPRP, encoded by the coding sequence ATGGTCACCGTCCCGTCGGGACGGGTGACGCTGTCGGACCGGCGGACACAGAGCAGTTGGCCGGTCGAGGTCGCGCCGTTCCAGATGTCGGCGTTCCCGGTCACTCAGTCCTGGTATGCGCTGGTCACAGGCCGATGGCCGGGTAGCACCCGAGGCGAGCGACTGCCGGTCGAGGGTGTTTCGTGGTGGGACGCGGTCCAGTTCTGCAACGCCCTGTCCCGGCGCGAGGGGCTGTCGCCCGCGTACGACTTGTGCGTCGACGCCGGGACGGCCGAATGGGACACCTCCGCAGACGGGTACCGGCTGCCGACCGAGGCCGAATGGGAGCACGCCTGTCGTGCGGGGACCACTGGCGCGAGGTACGGCCGGCTCGACGAGGTCGCCTGGTACCAAGGCAACTCCGACGGGCGGATCCGTGCTGTCGGCGGCAGGCAGCCCAACGCATGGGGTCTGTACGACATGCTGGGCAACGTGTGGGACTGGTGCTGGGATGTCTACGACGCCGAGGTGTACGGCACCTACCGGGTACTCCGTGGCGGTGGATGGGCCGACGAGCACTGGAGCTGCCGGGCGTCGGTGCGGCGGCGCAGCCACCCGACCTTCCGGATCGACGACGTGGGTTTCCGCATCGCGCGCTCCACACCACCGCCTCGGCCATGA
- a CDS encoding GlsB/YeaQ/YmgE family stress response membrane protein has translation MGIIAWIIIGLLAGAIAKALMPGKDPGGIIITMLIGIAGGLLGGWLGKVIFGVDSIDGFFELSTWIAAIVGSLILLALYRLIVGNRRSHRHA, from the coding sequence ATGGGCATCATTGCGTGGATCATCATCGGTCTGCTCGCCGGCGCCATCGCCAAGGCCCTGATGCCGGGCAAGGACCCGGGCGGCATCATCATCACCATGCTCATCGGCATCGCCGGCGGTCTGCTCGGCGGCTGGCTCGGCAAGGTCATCTTCGGCGTCGACTCCATCGACGGGTTCTTCGAACTCTCCACCTGGATCGCCGCGATCGTCGGCTCGCTCATCCTGCTCGCCCTCTACCGCCTCATCGTCGGCAACCGACGCTCGCACCGTCACGCATGA
- a CDS encoding response regulator transcription factor produces MCANVLVAEDDVKQAEIIGHYLVREGHAARLIHDGRTALEEIRRRPPDLLVLDVMMPSLDGLDICRILRADPAHAGLPVLMLTARTTEEDLLLAFDLGADEYVAKPYSPRELMARIRNLLKRVERLAEAELSLRASMGTAGDTTGVLTAGAIAVDPRRHTVTVEGRPVLCTAGEFDLLAAMAAEPGRVFTRRQLLAVSRGTNAYITERTVDVHVLNLRKKIETDPRSPVHLLTVYKVGYKLNDRTPAGASLPSDSR; encoded by the coding sequence ATGTGCGCGAACGTCCTGGTTGCGGAAGACGACGTCAAACAAGCCGAGATCATCGGCCACTACCTTGTGCGAGAGGGCCATGCGGCCCGGCTCATTCACGACGGCCGCACCGCCTTGGAGGAGATTCGCCGCCGGCCTCCCGATCTCCTGGTGCTGGACGTCATGATGCCCAGCCTCGACGGACTGGACATATGCCGCATATTGCGCGCCGATCCCGCCCATGCGGGCCTCCCGGTGCTGATGCTCACCGCGCGTACCACGGAGGAAGACCTGCTGCTCGCCTTTGACCTGGGCGCGGACGAATACGTCGCCAAGCCCTACAGTCCTCGCGAGCTGATGGCCCGCATCCGCAACCTGCTCAAACGTGTGGAACGGCTGGCGGAAGCGGAACTGTCCTTGCGTGCGTCGATGGGTACGGCGGGCGATACCACCGGTGTACTCACGGCAGGGGCGATCGCGGTCGACCCCCGGCGCCACACGGTCACCGTCGAGGGGCGGCCGGTGCTGTGCACGGCCGGGGAGTTCGACCTGCTCGCCGCCATGGCCGCCGAGCCGGGGCGGGTCTTCACCAGGCGCCAACTGCTCGCCGTCAGCCGGGGCACGAACGCCTACATCACCGAGCGAACCGTCGATGTGCACGTGTTGAACCTGCGCAAGAAGATCGAAACCGACCCGCGTTCCCCGGTCCACCTGCTGACCGTCTACAAGGTGGGCTACAAGCTCAACGACCGCACTCCGGCGGGCGCCTCCCTCCCCTCGGACAGCCGGTGA